The following are encoded together in the Anopheles nili chromosome 3, idAnoNiliSN_F5_01, whole genome shotgun sequence genome:
- the LOC128723115 gene encoding protein immune deficiency translates to MVKFSNLIGNLFNKTASLKLETDAVPLPPRAKQETQEEMTTAQSNTATLQSANFLNNNQSGIPNALSGSEHLALVPNPSTQPAPTMTVGNINPSHTIVNNVQHNTLAVPQTSISNTTGMQVYQIKNANNLHIGNSYTYNAAAVEDAPSSSGSLPGPSSVKWANLRLSNTISQIMQCEDDVDTEIIDTISRHLGFEWKSFARKLEYSEGQIDAFEADNNTLSERIYDFVLDWTRNEDEPTLGRLVTLLWNNKHKETVYYIKQLWKKRREQSSPGRSS, encoded by the exons atggTAAAGTTTTCTAATTTAATAGGAAATTTGTTCAATAAAACTGCATCGTTGAAGCTTGAAACCGATGCAGTTCCTTTACCACCGCGTGCGAAACAAGAAACCCAAGAAGAAATGACGACAGCCCAGTCTAATACAGCTACACTGCAAAGCGCGAATTTCCTAAATAACAACCAAAGCGGAATACCGAACGCCCTGTCTGGATCGGAGCATTTGGCGTTGGTTCCAAATCCTTCTACACAACCAGCGCCCACGATGACCGTAGGAAATATTAACCCTTCACACACGATTGTGAACAATGTGCAGCATAACACTCTGGCGGTCCCGCAAACATCGATTTCCAATACAACCGGAATGCAGGTCTACCAAATAAAGAACGCAAACAATTTACACATCGGAAACAGCTATACTTATAACGCCGCTGCAGTCGAGGATGCACCTTCATCAAGTGGCTCTTTGCCGGGACCATCAAGCGTTAAATGGGCAAACTTGCGACTTTCAAATACCATTTCACAAATAATGCAGTGCGAGGACGACGTGGATACGGAAATCATCGATACTATTTCGCGACACTTGGGATTTGAGTGGAAAAGCTTTGCGCGTAAATTAGAATACTCGGAGGGACAGATAGATGCCTTCGAAGCCGACAACAATACTTTATCTGAG CGAATCTACGATTTTGTGTTGGACTGGACTCGCAACGAAGATGAACCAACGCTTGGGAGGCTAGTAACACTGTTATGGAATAACAAGCACAAGGAAACGGTATATTACATCAAGCAATTGTGGAAAAAACGAAGAGAACAAAGCTCTCCAGGTCGAAGCAGTTAA
- the LOC128723068 gene encoding proteasome subunit alpha type-4 yields MARRYDSRTTIFSPEGRLYQVEYAMEAISHAGTSLGILAEDGILLAAERRNINKLLDNVIFSEKIYKLNDNMVCSVAGITSDANVLTNLLRVIAQRYQLNYGEAMPCEQLVSHLCDVKQAYTQYGGKRPFGVSILYMGWDKHYGYQLYQSDPSGNYGGWKATCIGNNSAAAVSALKQELSDSVISLVQAQDLAVKVLSKTLDMTKLTSEKIEMAVLTRENNKTVIKILSSTEVDALIAKYEKTEAEAEAAKKEKLGQKS; encoded by the exons ATG GCTCGTCGTTATGATTCCCGAACCACAATTTTCTCGCCGGAAGGCCGACTATATCAGGTTGAATACGCCATGGAGGCTATTTCACACGCTGGAACCTCGTTGGGCATTCTGGCTGAGGATGGGATACTATTGGCTGCCGAGCGACGCAACATAAACAAACTGTTGGACAATGTAATCTTCTCGGAGAAGATTTACAAACTGAACGA CAACATGGTGTGTTCGGTGGCCGGCATTACATCGGATGCGAATGTCCTCACTAATCTTTTGCGGGTTATCGCGCAACGGTATCAACTGAATTACGGCGAGGCAATGCCCTGCGAACAGCTAGTATCGCATCTATGCGACGTTAAACAAGCCTATACGCAGTATGGTGGCAAGCGTCCTTTCGGTGTCTCCATTCTGTACATGGGCTGGGATAAACACTACGGATACCAGCTATATCAATCGGACCCCAGTGGAAACTACGGTGGATGGAAAGCTACATGTATTGGAAATAATTCGGCG GCTGCAGTATCCGCCTTGAAACAGGAACTTAGTGACAGTGTCATTAGTCTGGTTCAGGCTCAGGATTTAGCTGTTAAAGTTCTTTCCAAGACCCTGGATATGACCAAGCTCACATCAGAGAAAA TTGAGATGGCTGTTCTTACgcgggaaaacaataaaacggTCATCAAAATTTTGTCAAGCACTGAAGTGGATGCGTTGATTGCAAAATACGAAAAAACGGAAGCTGAAGCGGAGgccgcaaaaaaggaaaagttgGGACAGAAGTCCTAA
- the LOC128726066 gene encoding A disintegrin and metalloproteinase with thrombospondin motifs adt-1 produces the protein MCRPRLLPFSAAVGSAMLQIVALLVLILIPARNPVRCLHMDVEKVNYLLLDNAKIDERNLHNFLEEHEQLLLFGDRGTDDFKIVNVRQRKRESRSSPGSGFLQFNMSTGREDNFALRLQKSDIMIDDAFAFIESYDNATQLMDDSYERVLKYRDCFYRNDRAAFDLCGGSIRGLIRANETDLVIHPLPERFGTGAHVVLNRNKSRETQRSNANVMFEPDISEREGRFSEPPQHRSRSRSKRHITSNHNGKVPDVLHIETAIFIDKDLYRHMSKNYPKNTEAHLIRFVLAMINGVQLLYNHPSLGHPINFILKRLEILHNDPKDLRRSSDIDIYLNSFCGWQRKLNPISDADPVHFDHAVILTGLDLFVVSKNGKVSNQVVGLAPVAGMCTITSSCTINEGKHFESVFVVSHEIGHNLGMRHDTSENNCDPSLYIMSPTLGSGKITWSSCSRNYLNSFLKTSQATCLFDRGHYGSSLDHTGEGRLPGERFDADQQCLLKYGKDSTRSKSQDLADICRDLHCQRDRYTWTSHPALEGTNCGKLMWCRSGVCASKIPGLTIQSTGKHITAFKTIDKKAFIEGLKFASLRQDISRTLNTIPTWDSWSEPTECVSGCLYGESGRLKEGSTGLRQFTRKCLDKRKNCSGFSRKYETCIAKQCYNIARTTILEFSNQICGRAKEFDTDIVGYGLQRVAEDPEDSCKVFCETKLGVPKTKSWIYPDGTACKVRNGDFDDAFYCVSGRCEKFSCNSTSNNYYRLDGTRCTESHLYAERSSNSIHQENGRDYKSLQLNQNNYSITRNEESTTLKSVSRNFTTRKPLPDIGGHNDKPDDNTYHRWHSQPPTLINKLSELQGRNHHWEVKSGCHFSCMERGKGVQIVSSVAGTNTNIQLCTANTIACDKVLSTYEFATQLCKKYQQKVSGLSGIGMQIAPSVEDPDRSCRVACQDTYIRHRFYLVNGEQGHFPFGTRCNHNESNRYCINGKCLHFGTDDTPVNESYNSLPNIRIKRAAKRTKRHFEYFAPVNITERISEEFLQNLIASIDFSRAINNNNAILEDHIDLKNPIYVEP, from the exons atgtgcCGACCACGACTACTACCGTTCTCTGCAGCTGTTGGGAGTGCTATGCTGCAGATCGTTGCACTGCTGGTGCTAATCTTGATACCGGCACGCAACCCCGTTCGTTGTCTTCACATGGATGTGGAAAAAGTGAATTACTTGCTGTTAGATAATGCAAAG ATCGATGAaagaaatttgcataattttctcgAAGAACACgagcaactgctgctgtttggtGATCGTGGAACTG ATGATTTCAAGATAGTTAATGTGCGGCAACGCAAACGTGAAAGCAGGTCATCGCCAGGCAGTGGATTTTTGCAGTTCAACATGAGCACCGGTCGGG AGGACAACTTTGCGCTGCGACTGCAAAAGTCCGACATTATGATCGACGATGCGTTTGCATTTATTGAGAGCTATGACAACGCCACCCAACTGATGGACGATTCCTACGAACGAGTCCTTAAGTACCGGGATTGCTTCTACCGTAACGATCGCGCGGCGTTCGATCTGTGCGGCGGTAGCATACGTGGTTTGATACGGGCAAATGAAACAGATCTAGTTATACATCCGCTACCGGAGAGATTCGGCACTGGTGCCCACGTGGTGTTAAACAGAAATAAATCCCGGGAAACCCAACGCAGCAACGCCAATGTGATGTTCGAACCGGACATAAGTGAACGTGAGGGACGTTTTTCTGAGCCCCCTCAGCATCGTTCCAGGTCGCGATCTAAACGCCACATCACGTCAAACCACAACGGGAAAGTTCCGGACGTGCTGCACATCGAGACGGCAATTTTCATTGACAAAGATCTGTACCGGCACATGTCGAAGAACTATCCGAAAAACACCGAAGCACATCTGATACGCTTTGTGTTGGCTATGATCAACGGTGTCCAGCTGCTTTACAACCATCCTTCGTTGGGTCATCCGATAAATTTCATTCTCAAGCGGTTGGAGATTTTGCACAACGATCCGAAGGATCTGCGCCGATCGAGCGACATCGACATCTATTTGAATAGCTTTTGTGGCTGGCAGCGAAAGCTGAACCCGATTTCCGACGCGGATCCGGTGCACTTTGATCACGCAGTTATCCTCACCGGGTTGGATCTGTTCGTGGTGAGCAAGAATGGTAAGGTGAGCAATCAGGTTGTGGGTTTGGCACCGGTCGCTGGCATGTGTACGATCACTTCAAGCTGCACGATCAACGAgggaaaacattttgaaaGTGTGTTCGTTGTGTCGCACGAAATTGGCCACAA CCTGGGCATGCGCCATGACACCTCGGAAAACAACTGTGATCCAAGTCTGTACATCATGTCACCGACATTAGGTAGTGGGAAGATTACGTGGTCATCCTGTAGccgaaattatttaaattcatttttaaa GACATCACAAGCCACCTGTCTGTTCGATCGAGGACACTATGGTTCGTCACTCGATCACACGGGTGAAGGGAGACTTCCGGGAGAGCGGTTCGATGCCGATCAGCAGTGCCTGTTGAAGTACGGGAAAGACAGTACGAGATCCAAGTCGCAAGATTTGGCCGACATTTGTCGCGATTTGCATTGCCAGCGGGACCGGTACACTTGGACATCGCATCCTGCCCTTGAAGGAACTAACTGTGGAAAGTTGATG TGGTGTAGAAGCGGGGTTTGTGCCTCCAAAATCCCTGGTTTGACGATACAATCCACCGGAAAGCACATCACGGCTTTCAAGACAATCGACAAAAAAGCCTTCATCGAGGGTCTCAAATTCGCCAGCTTGCGGCAGGACATATCGAGGACGCTGAACACGATCCCAACGTGGGACTCGTGGAGCGAACCAACGGAGTGTGTTTCGGGCTGTTTGTACGGTGAGTCTGGCCGGCTTAAGGAGGGCAGCACGGGTTTGCGACAGTTTACCAGAAAATGCCTTGACAAACG TAAAAACTGCTCAGGATTCAGCCGCAAATATGAAACGTGCATTGCGAAGCAG TGTTACAACATCGCGCGAACCACGATACtggaattttcaaatcaaatttgtGGCCGCGCGAAAGAGTTTGATACCGACATCGTGGGCTACGGTTTACAAAGGGTGGCCGAGGATCCCGAGGATTCCTGCAAGGTGTTCTGCGAGACTAAACTGGGCGTGCCGAAGACGAAAAGTTGGATCTATCCGGACGGAACGGCTTGCAAGGTACGGAATGGAGATTTTGATGACGCGTTCTACTGCGTTAGTGGCCGTTGCGAAAAGTTTAGCTGCAACAGCACGTCCAACAACTACTATCGATTGGATGGGACGCGTTGCACGGAATCGCATCTGTATGCGGAACGGAGCAGTAACAGCATTCACCAGGAAAATGGACGAGACTACAAAAGCTTGCAGTTGAACCAGAACAACTACTCTATTACGCGGAACGAAGAAAGCACCACTCTTAAATCAG TGTCAAGAAACTTCACTACACGAAAGCCATTGCCGGATATCGGAGGTCACAACGACAAACCAGACGACAACACGTACCACCGATGGCACTCGCAACCGCCCACGCTCATCAACAAGTTGTCGGAGCTGCAAGGACGCAACCACCACTGGGAAGTGAAGTCAGGCTGCCATTTTAGCTGCATGGAACGAGGCAAAGGAGTACAAATCGTGTCCTCGGTAGCCGGCACTAACACCAACATTCAGCTCTGCACCGCCAATACGATT gcTTGCGACAAAGTGCTGTCGACGTACGAGTTTGCGACGCAGTTGTGCAAAAAATACCAGCAAAAAGTGTCGGGTTTGTCCGGCATTGGCATGCAAATTGCGCCCAGTGTGGAAGATCCGGATCGAAGCTGCCGGGTGGCGTGTCAGGATACGTACATAAGGCATCGATTCTATTTGGTGAATGGGGAGCAAGGACACTTCCCATTCGGTACACGGTGCAATCACAATGAATCGAATCGCTACTGTATCAACGGAAAATGTTTG CATTTCGGTACCGACGACACACCCGTTAATGAATCGTACAATAGTCTACCAAACATTCGAATCAAGAGAGCTGCGAAGCGTACAAAACGGCATTTCGAATACTTTGCACCGGTGAACATAACGGAACGGATCAGCGAGGAATTTTTGCAAAATCTGATCGCAAGCATCGATTTTTCGCGAGCCATCAACAATAACA ACGCAATCCTAGAAGATCACATTGACTTGAAGAATCCAATTTACGTTGAGCCTTGA
- the LOC128724382 gene encoding G2/mitotic-specific cyclin-B-like — protein sequence MSRIMRIDENHAAANMNEGMKKATVVRRPVLGELGNKVFRNASHELVGKAGEKGMALKGSNMTLKNIKPRVDTRWKKAENVVVAAIAKKPVTRSDSLKSTTEGKLRPNAVVKQEPAVHDAVKVNVQLNKGHEMKFVTLKREDSQLSLRSLAKQTRKIKQKSTSTSSASSSDESEIIVKTKSPEKLDNHSQSLLQSIENIDANDAWNPMLVSEYVNDIYKYLNKLESSPGYALCENFLDGQKEITHKMRTILIDWMNEVHHQFKLDIDTYHMTVSLIDRYLQKVKTVPKKKLQLVGVTAMFIASKYEELFPPEIHDFVFITDDTYQKHQILEMEIEMVKTLEFNMGKPLPTHFLRRFSKAAKASDVNHVLAKYLIELASVDYSTAHYKPSEIAAAALYISLYLFPLSSHGRNESGGRIWTTTLEHYTNYSVKELAPIVQRLAKVIKNVPKMMEKKIKSPWVKYSSSKLQCISTHSKLKGPEIDILIQSKLLD from the exons ATGTCGCGAATCATGAGAATAGATGAG AATCACGCCGCAGCGAACATGAATGAAGGAATGAAGAAGGCGACGGTTGTTAGGCGCCCTGTTCTGGGAGAGCTTGGCAACAAAGTATTTCGGAATGCCTCACACGAACTGGTGGGCAAAGCTGGCGAAAAGGGAATGGCTTTGAAGGGTTCCAATATGACTTTGAAAAACATCAAGCCACGCGTAGATACTCGCTGGAAGAAGGCGGAAAATGTGGTGGTCGCCGCGATCGCCAAAAAGCCCGTGACAAGGTCTGATTCGTTGAAATCTACGACCGAAGGAAAACTCCGACCCAACGCCGTCGTGAAACAGGAGCCAGCTGTTCATGATGCTGTGAAAGTAAACGTGCAATTGAATAAGggacatgaaatgaagtttgtAACCCTGAAGCGCGAAGACAGTCAGTTATCGTTGCGCTCGTTAGCTAAACAAACGCGAAAGATTAAGCAAAAATCTACCTCGACCAGCTCCGCATCATCATCGGACGAAAGTGAAATCATCGTCAAAACAAAG AGTCCTGAAAAACTAGACAATCATTCACAGAGCTTGCTGCAAAGTATTGAAAACATTGACGCGAACGATGCGTGGAATCCGATGCTGGTATCGGAGTACGTTAACGACATATACAAGTATTTGAACAAGCTAGAAAGCAGCCCAGGATATGCGTTGTGCGAAAATTTCCTCGATGGTCAAAAGGAG ATCACACACAAGATGCGAACGATTCTGATTGACTGGATGAACGAAGTACACCATCAGTTCAAGCTCGACATCGACACATACCATATGACAGTGTCACTTATTGACCGTTATTTACAG AAGGTGAAGACTGTTCCGAAGAAAAAGCTTCAACTAGTCGGCGTGACCGCGATGTTTATCGCCTCAAAGTATGAGGAATTGTTTCCTCCCGAAATTCATGATTTTGTGTTCATCACCGATGATACTTACCAAAAGCATCAAattctggaaatggaaattgagATGGTGAAAACGTTGGAATTCAATATGGGCAAACCACTTCCCACCCACTTTTTGCGTCGCTTCTCAAAGGCTGCCAAAGCGTCGGATGTAAACCATGTGCTGGCGAAATACCTCATAGAGCTTGCGAGCGTTGACTACAGCACTGCACATTACAAACCCTCAGAG ATTGCAGCCGCTGCCCTATACATATCATTGTATCTGTTCCCTTTGTCATCGCACGGTCGAAATGAGTCGGGAGGACGAATTTGGACCACTACCTTAGAACACTATACAAACTATAGTGTAAAAGAGTTGGCACCAATTGTCCAACGGCTTGCAAAAGTAATCAAGAACGTTCCCaaaatgatggaaaagaaaatcaaatctcCGTGGGTGAAGTATTCATCTTCTAAGCTCCAATGCATATCGACACACTCGAAGCTCAAGGGACCagaaattgatattttaattCAAAGTAAACTACTTGATTAG
- the LOC128726170 gene encoding G2/mitotic-specific cyclin-B-like, with product MSRIMRIDENHAAANMNEGMKKATVVRRPVLGELGNKVFRNASHELVGKAGEKGMALKGSNMTLKNIKPRVDTRWKKAENVVVAAIAKKPVTRSDSLKSTTEGKLRPNAVVKQEPAVHDAVKVNVQLNKGHEMKFVTLKREDSQLSLRSLAKQTRKIKQKSTSTSSASSSDESEIIVKTKSPEKLDNHSQSLLQSIENIDANDAWNPMLVSEYVNDIYKYLNKLESSPGYALCENFLDGQKEITHKMRTILIDWMNEVHHQFKLDIDTYHMTVSLIDRYLQKVKTVPKKKLQLVGVTAMFIASKYEELFPPEIHDFVFITDDTYQKHQILEMEIEMVKTLEFNMGKPLPTHFLRRFSKAAKASDVNHVLAKYLIELASVDYSTAHYKPSEIAAAALYISLYLFPLSSHGRNESGGRIWTTTLEHYTNYSVKELAPIVQRLAKVIKNVPKMMEKKIKSPWVKYSSSKLQCISTHSKLKGPEIDMLINGKLIL from the exons ATGTCGCGAATCATGAGAATAGATGAG AATCACGCCGCAGCGAACATGAATGAAGGAATGAAGAAGGCGACGGTTGTTAGGCGCCCAGTTCTGGGAGAGCTTGGCAACAAAGTATTTCGGAATGCCTCACACGAACTGGTGGGCAAAGCTGGCGAAAAGGGAATGGCTTTGAAGGGTTCCAATATGACTTTGAAAAACATCAAGCCACGCGTAGATACTCGCTGGAAAAAGGCGGAAAATGTGGTGGTCGCCGCGATCGCCAAAAAGCCCGTGACAAGGTCTGATTCGTTGAAATCTACGACCGAAGGAAAACTCCGACCCAACGCCGTCGTGAAACAGGAGCCAGCTGTTCATGATGCTGTGAAAGTAAACGTGCAATTGAATAAGggacatgaaatgaagtttgtAACCCTGAAGCGCGAAGACAGTCAGTTATCGTTGCGCTCGTTAGCTAAACAAACGCGAAAGATTAAGCAAAAATCTACCTCGACCAGCTCCGCATCATCATCGGACGAAAGTGAAATCATCGTCAAAACAAAG AGTCCTGAAAAACTAGACAATCATTCACAGAGCTTGCTGCAAAGTATTGAAAACATTGACGCGAACGATGCGTGGAATCCGATGCTGGTATCGGAGTACGTTAACGACATATACAAGTATTTGAACAAGCTAGAAAGCAGCCCAGGATATGCGTTGTGCGAAAATTTCCTCGATGGTCAAAAGGAG ATCACACACAAGATGCGAACGATTCTGATTGACTGGATGAACGAAGTACATCATCAGTTCAAGCTCGACATCGACACATACCATATGACAGTGTCACTTATTGACCGTTATTTACAG AAGGTGAAGACTGTTCCGAAGAAAAAGCTTCAACTAGTCGGCGTGACCGCGATGTTTATCGCCTCAAAGTATGAGGAATTGTTTCCTCCCGAAATTCATGATTTTGTGTTCATCACCGATGATACTTACCAAAAGCATCAAattctggaaatggaaattgagATGGTGAAAACGTTGGAATTCAATATGGGCAAACCACTTCCCACCCACTTTTTGCGTCGCTTCTCAAAGGCTGCCAAAGCGTCGGATGTAAACCATGTGCTGGCGAAATACCTCATAGAGCTTGCGAGCGTTGACTACAGCACTGCACATTACAAACCCTCAGAG ATTGCAGCCGCTGCCCTATACATATCATTGTATCTGTTCCCTTTGTCATCGCACGGTCGAAATGAGTCGGGAGGACGAATTTGGACCACTACCTTAGAACACTATACAAACTATAGTGTAAAAGAGTTGGCACCAATTGTCCAACGGCTTGCAAAAGTAATCAAGAACGTTCCCaaaatgatggaaaagaaaatcaaatctcCGTGGGTGAAGTATTCATCTTCTAAGCTCCAATGCATATCGACACACTCGAAGCTCAAGGGACCAGAGATTGATATGCTTATCAACGGTAAACtaattttgtaa